The genomic stretch TAAAATAGGTGACCCACTTTTACCTGATACAGATGTTGGATGTGTTGTTGATCAAAATGCAGCGATGCGTGTGAAAGAGTGGATTGAAGAAGCAGTCGAATTAGGAGCAAAAGTCATTTGTGGAGGAAATCGATCTGGAGCAACGGTAGAGCCTACTATACTACTGAATCCTCCTAAAAAAAGTAAGGTTATTTGTGAAGAAGTGTTTGGTCCAATTGTGAGTATTATTCCATACGAAACGATTGAGGAAGCAATTGAAGAAGCAAACGATTCTTCATTTGGTCTACAAGCGGGAATTTTTACGAATCAAATTGATTTAGCTTACAAAGTAGCAAGCAAGCTAGACATGGGGGGAGTTGTGATTAACGGCACATCAAATTTCAGACTTGATCATTGGCCATATGGGGGAGTCAAGGACAGTGGAATTGGACGTGAAGGTCCTCGATATGCGATAGAGGATATGACAGAAACAAAAATGATCGTGTTGCAGCTTTCTGATAATGATTAAAAATAGATGAGCAATTAGCTTATGCTTAATTATCTCTAAAGAAGGAGTAGACATATGAAAAAATTAATTTCTCATCAGCTAGTAGAGTATCTTGAGAACCGTGGCATAGAGCATATTTTTGGACTTTGCGGACATACGAATATTGCCGTTTTAACAGCTTTGGAAGAAAGTAATATTAAATTTATTAACGTTAGACATGAGCAAATTTCAGCACATGCAGCAGATGGATATGCTCGAGTTACAAGAAAAGCTTCTGTTGTTTTGAGTCACTTAGGCCCAGGATTGACAAATGCAGCTACAGGAGTAGCGAATGCTGCCCTTGATTCAGTTCCAATGGTTGTTATTGCTGGAGACGTTCCAACTCATTATTATGGAAAACATCCACATCAAGAAGTGAACTTACATGCGGATGCTTCCCAATATGAAATTTATCGTCCATTTGTAAAAAGAGCGTGGAGAGTAGACAGCCCCGAGTTATTTCCAGAAATTATTGAAAAGGCTTTCGCTATAGCTGAAAATGGAAACCCTGGTCCTGTCCTTGTATCCGTTCCAATGGATATTTTTTCCGAGAAAATAGATGTTTCTCTATTCCAGCGCTTAAAACACAATACGAAAAACTTTCAGAAACCTTCTATTGATGACATAACCGCTAAAAAAATTATTGAAACGCTTATTAATGCTAAAAACCCGCTTCTTTACGTGGGAGGTGGCATTATGTTAGCACATGCAGCAGAAGAATTGAAAGAACTTGTCGATCATTTAAGTATTCCAGTAGCTCATTCTTTAATGGGGAAATCCGCTTTACCTGATGACCATGCTTTAACATTAGGAATGACGGGTTTTTGGGGTACAGAGTTTATCAATAATAAATGTAAAGAGGCTGATTACATTTTAGCCCTTGGAACACGTTTTGCAGAAGCTGATTCTAGCTCTTGGGAATCAGAATATACATTTAATTTCCCACCAACAAAACTCATTCAAATTGATATCGATCCAACAGAGATTGGTCGAAACTATCCTGTTGAAATGGGGGTTGTTGCTGACCTAAAACAAGCTTTAACGGTGTTAAATAGGGTGGCAAAAGAACTTGTACCACAAGGGATAATTAATAAAGAATTAGAGAAAGAAATCTCAGAATATCGCAAAGAGTTTAAAGAGAATAATATGAAATTTATTCAAGATAATGTCTTTCCAATGCAGCCTCAGCGAATTTTAGAAGAAGTACGTCAAGTACTCCCAAGAGATGCTTACATTACAACAGACGTAGGTTGGAATAAGAATGGGGTTGGCCAACAGTTTCCAATCTATGAACCTGGCAGTATTTTAACACCTGGAGGATTTGCAACAATGGGATTTGGAGCTCCTGCTGCTCTCGGTGCTAAAATTGCTTTACAAGATAAAGTTGTTGTTTCCCTTGTGGGTGATGGGGGATTTGGGCAAAATCCAGCCGTACTTGCTACGGCAGCTGAAGAAAATATTCCGGTTATATGGATTATTATGAATAACTATGCGTTTGGTACAATTGCTGGTTTGCAAAAGGCACATTTCGGTACAACGCTCGGTACAGTGTTTAAAAAAGATGGTGAAGACTATTCACCAGATTATGCAGCAATTGCTAAAGCTTATGGAGTAGAAGGAGTGAAAATTCAATCTGCAGAAGAATTTAAGCCAACTCTAGAAAAAGCTATTGCAGCTAATAAACCATTTGTTATTGATGTAGCTATGTTAAACAATCCAGTCCCGACAGCAGGCCATTGGAATATTATGGATATATATTCACCGAACAAAACCATTCACCATGTCTCGGTCTAAAAAGCAGGGGGGAGGAGGAAACAGAGAAAAGGAAAAGACAACTTTCTTTAGCTCATCTTACTGTATTAGAGTGTTCACTGCCCTAAATGTGATACAGCATGTTTCCAAATAAATAATAGATGTTGAAAGGAAGAAATCACATATAGAGTAGAGGAAATTTTTTATATGAAACAATCTGTTTTGCTCTAGAAAGTAAGGTAGACTCATCTCTTTCTTGCTTTCTAGTATCTTTGATTTAAAGGGGTTATGATTAGAAGTCTCGCTTTTATAAGAAAGGGAGATTAGGGTGTGAAGAAGACATAAAGATAAAGAAATTAAAACGGCATGTATCATTCACCAATTTGCGCTAACATACCTTCTTTTCTTAACAGACTTATTTAAAGGAGGAATATTGATGAGCTATCAATTGGAGACACAAAAGGAGAGGCCCATTCAACAAGTTAAAAGAAAAAAACGATCTCGAGCACGTTTTACAATTCTTGCTCTCCTATTTGTAGGAACAGCTATTAACTATTTAGATCGTACAAACATGGCTGTCGCTGCTTCTAGTATCCAAGATGATTTAGGGTTAAATGCTGCAACAATGGGACTCATTCTTTCAGCATTCGGATGGACCTATGCTTTTATGCAAATTCCAGGGGGATGGTTTATAGATCGATTTGGTCCTCGACTCATCTATGGATTATCTCTCATCTTATTTTCTTGTTTCACTCTTGCTCAAGGATTTGCTAAAAACTTTGGTACGCTTTTTGGTCTCCGGCTTGGACTAGGTTTATCAGAATCACCTGCTTTTCCCGCCAATAGTCGTGTTGTTGCGTCATGGTTTCCTCAGCGGGAAAGAGCGTTGGCAACAGGAGTCTATACGGCTGGTGAATATGTAGGGTTAGCCTTAGCTACGCCATTTTTGTTTTGGCTTTTGTCATCTTTTGGGTGGCACTCCATTTTTATTGTAACAGGAGTTATTGGACTATTATTTGCGATTGTTTGGTTTAAGGTTTATCGTGAGCCAACGCAAAGCAAGCATATTAATGAAGAAGAGTTGAAGTATATAGAAGAGGGAGGGGCACTTGTTAAAATAGAAAAGGACAAACAGAGTCATAAAATGAAATGGTCAGATATACAGCATCTGTTCAAATATCGCCAGTTTATTGGGATGTATCTTGGACAGTTCTCAATTGCCTCCACTCTTTATTTCTTTTTAACATGGTTTCCAACCTATCTCACTCAAGAAAAAGGAATGACATTTTTAAAAGCTGGATTTATGGGATCATTCCCATATATTGCAGCAGGAATTGGAGTGCTTTTAGGGGGATACTGGTCAGATAAAATGGTGAAACGTGGTTTGTCTTTAAATATTGCCAGGAAAACACCTGTTATTATTGGGCTTTTAGGTTCTTGTTCAATTGTATTAGCGAACTATACAGAATCCATAGGCTTAGTTATTACGATTATGTCCATTGCTTTTTTTGCTCAAGGCATGTCCAATATTACATGGACACTTGTTTCAGATATGGCGCCAAAGGAGCTGGTTGGACTGGCAGGCGGAGTATTCAACCTTGCAGCGAACTTAGCCGCTATTGTTACTCCTATTGTTATCGGAGTGATTGTAAGCAGGACAGCTTCTTTTAATGGAGCATTAATTTTTGTTAGTGCAGTTGCTTTAGTTGGAGCATTATCCTACATATTCGTTATAGGAGATGTAAAACGAGTTGAAATAGTTGATAATAAAAAGTGAAATATAATGAAAGATTTAGAAGGTGCAACTCATAAAGTAATCGCAAAAAGCATCATTAAATGGAAGGGCTTACAAAGGGCGGGGAATTCTATAGTCTAGGAAAGTATAGGATTAAATGAATAAATTAAAATTAATGAGCCTTATTTAAGAAGTGTAAAAAGGTACTATTGTTAGCCCAGAAGAGTTAAAAATAGAGATAATCTACAAATGGTGTGTATATATGAAAAAGAAAGTATTGCTTATGAATAACTTAGGAAGAATAAATAGGAAAACGAAATTGGTAGGGATTTTAGCAACTTTAAACACTTATATGTTTAAATAGGAAGATAAAAACGAGGGGAGAATATTCTTTCCTCGTTTTTATTTCAAAATATGTGAGTTTTCTTTTAGCTAATATTTTGTACCTTTTTCGTGTGAACAGCTAATGATTCTTGCCTTACCCTCTGAAAAATTCCTCTCTCAACAAAGGGAAGAAGATCTTCAGCAATATTCCATGCATTTTCTTCGATCTTATATAAATAATAAGCATCACCTGTTTCCTCTAGCTTCTTACTCAGAAAAGAAAGCGCTGGATCAAGCGCATGTCCTAATTCATGTCCGAAAACAATCCACCGATAGGAGTCTAAATGTTCAAGTGAGCCAAACATCTGGCGACACTGAATTTCAATATCATGTTCAAATAGAAAAATTGAATTTGTAGAAGGAACATATTTTCCACCTACACATCTTTTGTCCGGAAATTCGTACTCAATGA from Priestia filamentosa encodes the following:
- a CDS encoding thiamine pyrophosphate-binding protein, yielding MKKLISHQLVEYLENRGIEHIFGLCGHTNIAVLTALEESNIKFINVRHEQISAHAADGYARVTRKASVVLSHLGPGLTNAATGVANAALDSVPMVVIAGDVPTHYYGKHPHQEVNLHADASQYEIYRPFVKRAWRVDSPELFPEIIEKAFAIAENGNPGPVLVSVPMDIFSEKIDVSLFQRLKHNTKNFQKPSIDDITAKKIIETLINAKNPLLYVGGGIMLAHAAEELKELVDHLSIPVAHSLMGKSALPDDHALTLGMTGFWGTEFINNKCKEADYILALGTRFAEADSSSWESEYTFNFPPTKLIQIDIDPTEIGRNYPVEMGVVADLKQALTVLNRVAKELVPQGIINKELEKEISEYRKEFKENNMKFIQDNVFPMQPQRILEEVRQVLPRDAYITTDVGWNKNGVGQQFPIYEPGSILTPGGFATMGFGAPAALGAKIALQDKVVVSLVGDGGFGQNPAVLATAAEENIPVIWIIMNNYAFGTIAGLQKAHFGTTLGTVFKKDGEDYSPDYAAIAKAYGVEGVKIQSAEEFKPTLEKAIAANKPFVIDVAMLNNPVPTAGHWNIMDIYSPNKTIHHVSV
- a CDS encoding MFS transporter; the encoded protein is MSYQLETQKERPIQQVKRKKRSRARFTILALLFVGTAINYLDRTNMAVAASSIQDDLGLNAATMGLILSAFGWTYAFMQIPGGWFIDRFGPRLIYGLSLILFSCFTLAQGFAKNFGTLFGLRLGLGLSESPAFPANSRVVASWFPQRERALATGVYTAGEYVGLALATPFLFWLLSSFGWHSIFIVTGVIGLLFAIVWFKVYREPTQSKHINEEELKYIEEGGALVKIEKDKQSHKMKWSDIQHLFKYRQFIGMYLGQFSIASTLYFFLTWFPTYLTQEKGMTFLKAGFMGSFPYIAAGIGVLLGGYWSDKMVKRGLSLNIARKTPVIIGLLGSCSIVLANYTESIGLVITIMSIAFFAQGMSNITWTLVSDMAPKELVGLAGGVFNLAANLAAIVTPIVIGVIVSRTASFNGALIFVSAVALVGALSYIFVIGDVKRVEIVDNKK